Proteins from a single region of Catalinimonas alkaloidigena:
- a CDS encoding helicase associated domain-containing protein, with protein sequence MDADQIEQICTLLKTFYLKYRHSYVPPYDEYKKLYQLTQLARKHRTSLSKETIKCLEQLEFDWNIGNRDIRWFYNYYLLKDFYETHGHTDLLFHHPENPRLGAWVHRQRKQKHKLSSKQVHLLNQLRFNWAAGDRSLEDRWEKMFQKLKEYLRQHHHTMVPSTYEDKPLAKWVVYQRKNRHRLSTGQKDRLESLGFVFDMQQQKSMSWEYRYQQLLLFKKEHGHTNVPRHYKNKQLYDWVRAQRMTKDKLSKDKIKKLEGIEFEFSNTKQSERDRQWMESYRKVEEFYKKNGHLQLPDRKLYQWLYKQRLRWPSDVHRQKLLRKIGLGEGSSN encoded by the coding sequence TTGGATGCTGATCAGATAGAGCAGATTTGTACACTGCTGAAAACTTTTTACCTAAAATACCGGCATAGCTATGTTCCTCCCTATGATGAGTATAAAAAGCTCTATCAGCTCACCCAACTTGCCCGCAAACACAGAACTTCTTTGTCCAAAGAAACAATAAAGTGTCTGGAACAGCTTGAGTTTGACTGGAATATCGGGAATCGTGATATCCGCTGGTTTTACAATTACTATCTGTTAAAAGACTTTTACGAAACACACGGACATACTGACCTGCTGTTTCATCATCCGGAAAATCCGCGTCTGGGGGCATGGGTTCACCGGCAGAGAAAGCAAAAACACAAGCTTTCATCCAAACAAGTGCATCTGCTAAACCAGCTACGGTTTAACTGGGCTGCTGGAGACAGGAGTCTGGAAGATCGCTGGGAGAAGATGTTCCAAAAATTAAAAGAATACCTCCGGCAGCATCACCATACCATGGTGCCCAGTACCTATGAAGATAAACCCTTGGCCAAGTGGGTGGTCTACCAGCGCAAAAACCGACACCGTCTGTCTACCGGGCAAAAAGATCGTTTGGAAAGCCTGGGCTTTGTATTTGACATGCAGCAGCAAAAATCTATGTCCTGGGAGTATCGCTACCAGCAACTTCTCTTGTTCAAGAAAGAACATGGGCATACCAACGTTCCCCGGCATTACAAAAACAAGCAGCTTTACGACTGGGTAAGGGCACAAAGAATGACAAAAGATAAACTATCTAAAGATAAGATCAAGAAACTGGAGGGGATAGAATTTGAATTTAGCAACACTAAACAGTCCGAGCGGGATCGGCAGTGGATGGAAAGCTACCGTAAGGTGGAAGAATTCTACAAAAAAAATGGCCATTTGCAGCTACCTGACCGAAAGCTTTACCAGTGGCTCTACAAACAACGGCTCCGCTGGCCCAGTGATGTACATAGACAAAAGTTGTTGAGGAAAATTGGGCTAGGGGAGGGGAGCAGCAATTAA
- a CDS encoding amidohydrolase family protein, with protein MKLLYFLFTLYLLAACGQNNENEAYYSLDDFDQVEKVDVHVHIRTERDAFVEQARKDNFKLLTVVVDHSAGMQDVREQFRYGMLQANAHPDDIACVTAFSMKEWDDPHWTQQTLAWLDSCFEAGAIGLKVWKNIGMVQRDKDGALVMIDDPKLDTIFNVQTQRNIPVMGHLGEPKNCWLPVEQMSTNNDKRYFTNNPQYHMYKHPEMPSYEEQIAARDRMLEKNPELTFIGAHMGSLEWSVDELSKRLDQFPNMSVDMAARMGQLFYQTHEDREKVRDFFIKYQDRLLYATDMGDEGEESKEELQQSMHNTWLRDWQYFTTEDSLSSDLIEGKFQGLRLPREVIDKIYSKNARTWFSVFQ; from the coding sequence ATGAAGCTTTTATATTTTCTCTTTACTCTCTACCTGCTTGCAGCCTGCGGACAAAACAATGAAAATGAGGCTTACTATAGTCTCGATGATTTTGATCAAGTGGAGAAGGTGGATGTGCACGTGCATATCCGCACAGAAAGAGATGCTTTTGTAGAACAAGCACGGAAGGATAATTTTAAATTGCTTACCGTTGTTGTTGATCATTCTGCAGGTATGCAGGATGTGAGAGAACAGTTCAGGTATGGCATGCTCCAGGCCAATGCACATCCGGATGATATTGCCTGCGTTACTGCATTCTCTATGAAAGAATGGGATGACCCCCACTGGACACAACAAACGCTGGCATGGCTGGACAGTTGTTTTGAAGCCGGAGCAATAGGCTTGAAAGTGTGGAAAAATATCGGGATGGTACAAAGGGATAAAGACGGGGCCCTGGTGATGATTGATGACCCGAAACTGGATACCATTTTTAATGTACAGACTCAGCGGAATATTCCTGTGATGGGACATTTGGGAGAGCCAAAAAACTGCTGGCTGCCGGTAGAGCAGATGAGCACTAACAATGACAAAAGATATTTCACCAACAATCCGCAGTACCATATGTACAAGCATCCGGAGATGCCATCCTATGAGGAGCAGATTGCTGCCCGTGACCGGATGCTGGAAAAAAATCCTGAGCTCACTTTCATAGGAGCACATATGGGTAGCCTGGAATGGAGTGTGGATGAATTGTCAAAACGGCTGGACCAGTTTCCTAACATGTCGGTAGATATGGCTGCCCGCATGGGCCAGCTGTTTTACCAAACCCATGAAGACAGAGAGAAAGTAAGAGATTTTTTTATCAAATATCAGGACCGTTTATTATATGCCACTGATATGGGCGATGAGGGTGAGGAAAGCAAAGAAGAACTGCAGCAGAGCATGCACAACACCTGGCTACGCGACTGGCAGTATTTTACCACAGAGGATTCCTTGAGCAGTGATCTGATAGAAGGAAAATTCCAGGGACTTCGCTTACCACGGGAGGTGATTGATAAGATCTATAGCAAGAATGCCCGGACATGGTTTAGCGTATTTCAATAA
- a CDS encoding DUF4138 domain-containing protein — protein MKRIYYYTLFLLFNTFLANASDTIYVNNQQNTYLVFDENVSLLDLGGQREFADHLPEENVVLVKDFGAKAEKNTVYIKARSPEAAETTIFISAGSKVFAGIVCFKSRHEKILYDFRDKTLNKAASYNRENYVPEVDISQIEDRLYSLDDDKRKVFDIGVSNNKVSWSLMNLKVDNSAIYLKLRLENNSALVYRMESLSVENAEFYRKRLLSRKKVNKVTVVPLIEGNIADVKPYGWHDYYIAIPVYAVGDQGAVMVTIRETSGIRSLQLEIPPRLMNTADLF, from the coding sequence ATGAAAAGAATTTATTACTACACTCTGTTTCTTTTATTCAATACTTTTTTAGCAAATGCCAGCGATACTATTTACGTCAACAACCAGCAAAACACCTATTTGGTATTTGATGAAAACGTAAGCTTGCTGGATCTTGGAGGCCAAAGAGAATTCGCCGATCATTTACCCGAAGAGAATGTGGTTTTGGTCAAAGATTTTGGAGCCAAAGCAGAAAAGAACACAGTGTACATCAAAGCACGATCACCTGAAGCTGCCGAAACAACTATCTTTATTTCAGCAGGTTCAAAAGTTTTTGCTGGTATAGTGTGCTTTAAATCCAGGCATGAGAAAATTTTGTATGATTTCAGAGACAAAACCCTGAACAAAGCGGCTTCCTATAATCGGGAAAATTATGTACCGGAAGTGGATATCAGCCAAATAGAAGATCGTCTGTATTCTTTGGATGATGACAAGCGGAAAGTTTTTGATATTGGTGTTTCCAATAACAAGGTGAGTTGGTCACTAATGAATCTTAAAGTGGACAATTCCGCCATTTATCTAAAACTACGTCTGGAGAACAATTCTGCCCTTGTTTATCGAATGGAAAGCCTCAGCGTGGAAAACGCTGAATTTTATCGGAAGCGACTGTTGAGCCGAAAGAAAGTCAATAAGGTAACGGTAGTACCTCTGATAGAAGGAAATATTGCTGATGTTAAGCCTTACGGCTGGCACGATTACTATATCGCTATTCCTGTGTATGCGGTAGGAGATCAAGGAGCAGTGATGGTGACTATACGTGAAACATCAGGAATCCGCTCCTTGCAACTGGAAATTCCACCTCGTTTAATGAATACTGCTGACCTGTTTTAA
- a CDS encoding ATP-binding protein, which yields MADLESQHLDYKQSWQDEHLKTLCAFANSEGGEIQLGKDDQGKITHLEQPKKLLESLPGKIIQKLGIYPRLDLVQEEEQAFIVIRIEASPLPVGLNGKYYKRIGSTNQELKGPVLSQFLMEKSGNGWDELPEPQATLKDLDINTLERFQRFAAERVPSIRQEPLKTDKDLLSFLQKLNLAEGGMLSRAAILLFGKEPQRYYRDAYLKIGMFASDAELLSDDHIKGNLFNQVEQGMEVLKLKYLVPKVYYEGIVRKEKAEYPESALREAIINALVHRDYTGPPLQISVYDDKMILWNEGGLPATLTIEDLKHKHPSRPRNRSLSDVFYKAGYIESWGRGTIAITQDCLRAGLPEPAFREAFGGLEVTFFKNTLTEEQLAKLPINNRQRQAIQYLKEYSRISNKDYQELTNCSRNTASNDLKELVSLKIIMQAGRKGAGSYYVLR from the coding sequence ATGGCAGACCTTGAATCGCAGCATCTGGACTATAAACAAAGCTGGCAGGACGAACACCTCAAAACCCTCTGTGCCTTTGCAAACTCAGAGGGCGGAGAGATACAACTGGGAAAAGATGATCAAGGAAAAATCACTCACCTTGAACAACCTAAAAAGCTATTGGAAAGTCTGCCGGGAAAAATTATCCAGAAGCTGGGCATCTATCCACGGCTGGATTTAGTGCAGGAAGAAGAGCAAGCCTTTATTGTCATTCGCATAGAAGCCTCTCCCCTACCCGTCGGACTGAACGGTAAATATTACAAGCGTATTGGTAGTACCAACCAAGAACTGAAAGGACCGGTGCTGAGCCAGTTTCTGATGGAAAAGAGTGGTAATGGCTGGGACGAACTGCCGGAACCTCAGGCTACCCTCAAAGATTTAGACATCAACACCTTAGAGCGATTCCAAAGGTTTGCTGCCGAGCGTGTACCTTCCATTCGCCAGGAGCCTTTAAAAACAGATAAAGACTTACTCAGTTTTTTACAAAAGCTCAATCTAGCCGAAGGAGGTATGCTGAGCCGGGCCGCTATACTACTATTTGGAAAAGAACCCCAACGCTACTACAGGGATGCATATTTGAAGATTGGTATGTTCGCTTCTGATGCTGAGCTACTTTCCGACGACCATATCAAAGGCAACCTTTTCAACCAGGTGGAGCAAGGCATGGAGGTATTAAAGCTGAAATACCTGGTCCCCAAGGTGTATTATGAAGGTATTGTCAGAAAGGAAAAAGCCGAGTATCCTGAGTCTGCCCTTCGTGAGGCCATCATCAATGCATTAGTGCACCGTGATTATACAGGGCCACCCTTGCAGATCAGTGTTTACGATGATAAAATGATATTGTGGAATGAGGGTGGGCTTCCCGCTACCCTTACTATAGAAGATCTGAAACATAAACATCCATCCCGGCCCCGCAACAGGTCGCTATCGGATGTCTTCTATAAGGCTGGTTATATTGAGTCCTGGGGACGGGGTACTATTGCCATCACTCAGGATTGTCTTCGGGCAGGCTTACCTGAACCGGCTTTTCGGGAAGCTTTTGGTGGACTAGAGGTGACCTTCTTCAAAAACACCCTCACCGAAGAGCAACTCGCCAAGCTACCTATCAATAACCGGCAGCGCCAGGCCATTCAGTACCTTAAGGAGTACAGCCGCATCAGCAACAAGGATTACCAGGAGTTGACCAATTGCTCCCGAAATACAGCGAGTAATGACCTGAAAGAGTTGGTTTCGCTCAAGATCATCATGCAGGCTGGGCGCAAAGGGGCGGGATCTTATTATGTGCTCCGCTAA
- a CDS encoding toprim domain-containing protein, producing MEYSSFRDELNYYKENIDIRDYLETSGYTLDKTRDTARYRAYSHQENGDKIYIPRNSKYGVPNYYVNQFDNDDKGTVIDFVMSREQKSLNEARLTLRDFQQGYVPSVKQQQTVPVHEEKNTEERRQYMVEKIAKEYPSGLDDEYLEKRLLSSATLHHPAFKGKVKLNEVSEDKWIVFPLENEHGKPTGLSMKGNGKERILGEKSGVWISHPRVLGKNVDQLVITEHPIDAMSYHQLHGSSPQNHNAVYLATAGNPSHKQLEVIQSKVNELQPKEIVLANDNDKAGHQYDEKYQEKLQFGNAHTRIEKSQFKDWNADLYATTLYQVRLLDRTINNPSHVRLENKTKASPELEKILEDKKYKELSADQKQHLPSYFIERTIEGKKVEFSLKEVAFINNDQKLETRLDNHVGNKQFDKEFVAKKTKDVEDNAVLNKNQEKSLKSGDTSEISKKRINQIHEQNDKGQQAIQEADNYIKDQAPNTQKFAEQQNRDSDKIDDFMTTQKRYNHQIDTLQQQIAGKPAHEEMSRKLHYYKNYPHLNDQEVETYISIEYKMNTQQQGHTKSLGEQKDREIGM from the coding sequence ATGGAATACTCATCATTTCGCGATGAACTAAACTATTACAAGGAGAATATTGACATTCGCGACTATCTGGAAACCTCAGGTTATACATTGGATAAAACCAGGGATACAGCTCGCTACAGAGCTTATTCTCATCAGGAAAACGGCGATAAAATATACATTCCCAGAAACAGCAAGTATGGTGTACCCAATTACTACGTGAACCAGTTTGACAATGATGACAAAGGAACTGTGATAGACTTTGTGATGAGCCGTGAACAAAAATCATTGAATGAAGCAAGACTTACACTCAGGGATTTTCAACAAGGTTATGTACCCTCAGTGAAACAACAACAAACTGTACCTGTCCATGAGGAAAAGAACACAGAAGAACGCCGGCAGTATATGGTGGAAAAAATTGCGAAAGAATATCCATCTGGATTGGATGATGAATACCTGGAGAAGCGGCTGCTCTCTTCTGCTACTCTTCATCACCCTGCATTCAAAGGTAAAGTAAAATTAAACGAGGTTTCTGAAGACAAATGGATTGTATTCCCTTTGGAAAATGAACATGGTAAGCCAACAGGTTTGTCTATGAAAGGAAATGGTAAAGAAAGAATATTGGGCGAGAAAAGCGGAGTTTGGATATCCCATCCCAGAGTGCTAGGTAAAAATGTGGATCAATTGGTGATTACAGAACATCCAATTGATGCCATGAGTTACCATCAACTTCACGGAAGTTCACCCCAAAACCATAATGCTGTATATCTGGCTACCGCTGGCAATCCATCACATAAACAGCTTGAGGTAATTCAATCTAAGGTAAATGAACTACAACCCAAAGAGATTGTACTGGCCAACGATAATGATAAAGCCGGACATCAGTATGATGAAAAATATCAGGAGAAGCTGCAATTTGGTAATGCACACACTAGAATAGAAAAATCTCAATTCAAGGACTGGAATGCTGACCTTTATGCTACAACACTTTATCAAGTACGACTTTTAGACCGTACAATTAATAATCCTAGTCATGTACGGCTGGAAAACAAAACCAAAGCCAGTCCGGAACTTGAAAAAATATTAGAGGATAAAAAATATAAAGAACTTAGTGCAGATCAAAAACAGCACCTTCCCTCCTATTTTATTGAGCGAACCATAGAGGGTAAGAAGGTAGAATTTTCTTTAAAAGAAGTAGCTTTCATCAACAATGATCAAAAGTTGGAAACGCGATTGGATAATCATGTTGGTAACAAACAGTTTGACAAAGAATTTGTAGCGAAAAAAACAAAGGATGTCGAGGATAATGCAGTATTGAATAAAAATCAGGAGAAATCCTTAAAATCAGGTGATACCTCAGAAATTAGCAAAAAAAGAATCAATCAAATTCATGAGCAAAATGATAAGGGACAGCAAGCAATTCAGGAAGCAGACAATTATATCAAGGACCAGGCTCCAAACACCCAAAAGTTTGCTGAACAGCAAAACAGAGATTCTGACAAAATTGATGATTTTATGACTACACAGAAAAGATATAATCATCAGATAGATACTTTGCAGCAACAGATCGCTGGTAAGCCAGCGCATGAAGAAATGTCACGCAAGCTGCATTATTATAAAAACTACCCCCACCTCAACGACCAGGAAGTAGAAACCTATATTTCTATTGAATACAAAATGAATACTCAACAACAAGGGCATACTAAAAGCCTTGGAGAGCAAAAAGATCGTGAAATCGGGATGTAA
- a CDS encoding VirB4 family type IV secretion system protein gives MINLINRPKRRRDERDLREAIPIFSFENDKVVFRDGHVAVGFCIHAAEMETWSAADYASFNNSLAQQLSSFPEEAVLQKTDVYYFEEYQGDADAREYFELKTQQHFAHSMALNHKGYLFISFPPQKIKRNSIHPFNTLLLASKSMLGNVFGQIEEALESVELQAIEFINGLQGVHGVSFSRMREKELKIMYSQYYTLNFEEDNHQNLACAVSADLDGIQVGEKRLNLISMRSRGNFIEDAVMNVHGVTAPYTYLLGNYMQIPHITTTTIKIENTEKELSRLDQNRFWNSTMDWMGTQDNDLAGGNIEEFTAMIRNSSHRLASVSVNVMVYDSNSAIRQNYLEQAKRDMRSIANSECIVESSDTLALYFANTPGNAYNNYRWMLMSDEMASKYFNFIGNTRSATQGDMLCDRFRNPVRVNFFNTSLTNQNAIIVGETGGGKSFTNGYFMIQRKERGARQVIIDVGGTYRNTLLMLNGEQFEDTYFEYDPQKPMAFAPFQVTQDEHGKYIYGDDKLDFLLSLLSTMWKGVDAVNSIKNIEKSILLEILISYYAHISEHKLPAKFSTFYEFCQELRKTAAHNEDLQADFQYFDIVEFLRVLRPFYNGPMKELLNGEKQRDLSEYPLICFDLARIQEKEMIYPIVTQLIIQLVLDQLDRFPDDEKFIYIDEAWSMLEGTLGDFMQAMFRTIRKLNGSIWIITQNINDITSSIHHKAILANAATKVILRHTDAKLAEEAASALGFTNHARELLFSLRDGGEFRDILVKTGEDVRVYALEAPPQHAAVLSSKPKERNEFRRLMKKYGSQALALEEFVAQKISVA, from the coding sequence ATGATCAACCTCATCAACCGACCCAAAAGAAGAAGAGATGAACGAGATCTTAGAGAAGCTATTCCTATTTTTAGCTTTGAAAACGATAAAGTAGTATTTCGTGACGGCCATGTGGCAGTGGGATTTTGTATCCATGCTGCCGAAATGGAAACTTGGTCAGCAGCGGATTATGCTTCTTTTAACAATAGTCTGGCCCAGCAACTTTCCTCTTTTCCTGAAGAAGCAGTTCTTCAAAAAACTGATGTTTACTATTTTGAGGAATACCAGGGTGATGCTGATGCAAGAGAGTATTTTGAGCTGAAAACACAACAACATTTTGCGCACAGTATGGCATTGAATCATAAAGGATATCTGTTCATCAGTTTTCCACCTCAGAAAATAAAACGAAATAGCATACATCCATTCAATACCCTCTTGCTGGCATCAAAAAGTATGTTAGGCAATGTTTTTGGGCAAATTGAGGAAGCTTTAGAGAGCGTGGAATTACAAGCTATTGAATTTATAAATGGTCTACAGGGGGTTCATGGTGTATCATTCAGCAGGATGAGAGAGAAAGAGCTTAAAATCATGTATTCCCAGTATTACACGCTAAATTTTGAAGAGGATAACCACCAAAATTTAGCATGTGCAGTATCTGCAGACCTGGATGGCATACAAGTAGGAGAGAAGAGATTAAATCTGATCTCTATGCGGAGCAGGGGAAATTTTATAGAAGATGCTGTAATGAACGTGCATGGGGTTACCGCACCATATACTTACCTCCTGGGTAACTACATGCAGATACCCCATATTACAACCACTACAATAAAAATAGAAAACACAGAAAAGGAATTAAGCAGACTGGACCAGAACAGATTCTGGAATTCTACCATGGATTGGATGGGAACACAAGACAATGATTTGGCAGGAGGCAATATTGAAGAGTTCACTGCTATGATACGCAATAGCAGTCACAGGTTGGCTTCTGTTTCTGTCAATGTGATGGTATATGACTCAAACTCGGCGATACGTCAGAATTACCTGGAACAGGCTAAGCGGGATATGAGAAGCATTGCCAATTCTGAATGTATTGTAGAAAGCTCTGATACGCTAGCCCTTTATTTTGCTAACACACCGGGTAATGCCTATAATAATTATCGGTGGATGCTGATGAGCGATGAAATGGCCAGCAAATATTTTAATTTTATAGGCAACACCCGCAGTGCGACACAAGGAGATATGCTATGTGACCGTTTTAGAAATCCCGTACGTGTAAATTTCTTTAATACCAGCCTTACCAACCAAAATGCCATTATTGTAGGAGAGACTGGTGGGGGTAAATCCTTTACCAATGGATATTTTATGATTCAGCGCAAGGAACGTGGAGCCCGGCAGGTGATCATAGACGTAGGAGGCACTTACCGAAATACTTTGTTGATGCTTAATGGGGAACAGTTTGAAGATACGTACTTTGAGTATGATCCTCAAAAGCCCATGGCTTTCGCTCCATTTCAGGTGACCCAGGATGAGCATGGAAAGTACATCTATGGTGATGATAAACTGGATTTCCTATTAAGCTTGCTGAGTACGATGTGGAAAGGAGTAGATGCTGTCAATTCTATCAAAAATATTGAGAAGAGTATCTTACTGGAAATTCTGATCAGCTACTATGCGCATATCAGCGAACATAAGCTTCCTGCAAAGTTCAGTACATTTTACGAGTTCTGTCAGGAACTTCGCAAAACCGCTGCTCACAACGAAGATCTTCAGGCAGACTTTCAGTACTTTGACATTGTAGAGTTTCTTCGTGTGTTACGGCCGTTTTACAATGGACCTATGAAAGAGCTGCTCAATGGAGAAAAGCAGAGAGATTTAAGCGAATATCCACTGATTTGCTTTGACCTAGCTCGTATTCAGGAGAAAGAAATGATTTATCCCATTGTTACCCAACTTATCATCCAGTTGGTTCTTGATCAGTTAGACAGATTTCCAGATGATGAGAAGTTTATCTACATAGATGAAGCATGGTCTATGCTGGAAGGCACCTTAGGAGATTTTATGCAGGCGATGTTTCGTACCATCCGTAAATTGAATGGCTCTATTTGGATCATCACCCAGAATATCAACGACATAACAAGTAGTATTCATCATAAGGCTATTCTGGCTAATGCTGCAACCAAAGTAATCTTGCGACATACAGACGCCAAGCTAGCTGAGGAAGCTGCCTCAGCACTAGGTTTTACTAATCATGCAAGGGAGTTGTTGTTTTCTCTTAGGGATGGTGGAGAATTTAGAGACATTCTGGTCAAGACTGGGGAAGACGTTAGGGTATACGCTCTGGAAGCGCCTCCGCAACATGCAGCAGTGCTTTCTTCCAAGCCTAAAGAAAGAAATGAGTTTAGAAGGCTAATGAAAAAATATGGTAGCCAGGCATTGGCTTTAGAGGAATTTGTAGCACAGAAAATATCGGTGGCTTAA
- the traM gene encoding conjugative transposon protein TraM, whose amino-acid sequence MERIENPEKYQAKEPFKIRAKKLLLRYILWLPIVCLFIGLIALLLLYQHQIQNKIKLGVNYGETVTREDYKGQKSKSRLKQFQDKIFEKDQVKRMGRYEHIVSGKDVVSVDFGQATYSDEEKQPAKEPRKKDNIQNSKSRKSTYEKPVRRKKVIATKKVAHKSDTVQTDSIPEVKQNPFASISLAGHAELKYTLAYIYGDQEVEPGSFIKLRLGEPLQLQEFAIPEGTVFTGKISMSSNAIKVKIDRIKRHDVNYEVYDTDYSHGIILDKSKNQDMEQASNNTVYRSAGRSVMALPYEILQDVTQSIIRNKRKRQRTVKLNDGYKVYLAKG is encoded by the coding sequence ATGGAACGCATTGAAAATCCGGAGAAATACCAGGCAAAAGAACCTTTCAAAATAAGGGCAAAGAAACTTTTGCTCAGATATATCCTTTGGTTGCCCATAGTCTGTTTGTTTATTGGCCTGATTGCACTGCTTTTGCTTTATCAGCATCAGATACAAAACAAGATAAAACTGGGTGTTAATTACGGAGAAACAGTAACCCGCGAAGATTACAAAGGTCAAAAGTCCAAAAGCAGGCTGAAGCAATTCCAGGATAAGATTTTTGAAAAAGACCAGGTAAAACGAATGGGAAGATATGAGCATATTGTCAGTGGAAAGGATGTGGTGTCGGTAGATTTTGGGCAAGCTACATATTCAGATGAAGAGAAACAGCCTGCAAAAGAGCCCCGGAAAAAGGATAACATACAAAATTCAAAGTCTAGAAAATCTACTTATGAAAAACCGGTAAGAAGAAAAAAAGTTATTGCTACAAAAAAAGTAGCACATAAATCAGACACTGTACAAACTGATTCAATACCAGAAGTAAAACAGAATCCTTTTGCTTCCATCAGCTTGGCTGGTCATGCTGAACTAAAATATACTTTAGCCTATATCTATGGCGATCAGGAGGTAGAGCCAGGTTCATTTATCAAGCTTCGTTTGGGAGAACCCTTACAACTACAGGAATTTGCTATTCCTGAAGGAACTGTATTTACCGGAAAAATCAGCATGAGTTCAAATGCCATAAAAGTTAAAATCGATCGTATTAAACGTCATGATGTAAACTATGAGGTATATGACACGGATTATTCTCATGGTATTATCCTTGATAAATCTAAAAATCAGGACATGGAACAGGCTTCCAATAATACTGTATATCGTTCCGCCGGACGCTCTGTTATGGCCCTGCCTTATGAAATTTTACAGGATGTCACTCAATCCATCATCCGCAACAAACGCAAGAGGCAGAGAACGGTCAAACTCAATGATGGTTATAAAGTCTATTTAGCCAAAGGATAA